In Streptomyces sp. NBC_01551, one DNA window encodes the following:
- the cysS gene encoding cysteine--tRNA ligase — MTIRLYDTSARQIRDFTPLVPGCVSIYLCGATVQAAPHIGHIRSGLNFDIMRRWFAYRGYDVTFIRNVTDIDDKIITKSGEQGRPWWSIGYENERAFNDGYTALGCLPPTYEPRATGHVTEMVEMMRGLIERGHAYEADGNVYFDVRSFPGYLALSNQELDNLMQPSGAGETGKRDSRDFAMWKSAKPGEPSWETPWGRGRPGWHLECSAMAHKYLGTAFDIHGGGLDLIFPHHENEIAQAKAYGDEFAKYWVHNAWVTMSGEKMSKSLGNSVLVSEMVKNWRPIVLRYYLGTPHYRSMIEYSEEALREAESAFARIEGFCQRVVEKAGGPVEPAAEVPLAFAEVMDDDLGVPQALAIVHTTVRQGNSALAADDKDAAIARLSEVRAMLGVLGLDPLDPHWAGEADRGEDLHGAVDTLVRLVLEQRESARARKDWATADAIRDQLQQSGLVIEDSPTGPRWTLGPR; from the coding sequence GTGACTATTCGCCTGTACGACACCAGCGCCCGGCAGATCCGCGACTTCACCCCGCTCGTCCCGGGCTGCGTCTCGATCTACCTCTGTGGCGCGACCGTGCAGGCCGCCCCGCACATCGGGCACATCAGGTCCGGCCTGAACTTCGACATCATGCGCCGCTGGTTCGCCTACCGCGGCTACGACGTCACCTTCATCCGCAACGTCACGGACATCGACGACAAGATCATCACGAAGTCCGGTGAGCAGGGCCGCCCCTGGTGGTCCATCGGCTACGAGAACGAGCGGGCCTTCAACGACGGCTACACCGCCCTCGGCTGCCTCCCGCCCACCTACGAGCCCCGCGCCACCGGCCACGTCACCGAGATGGTCGAGATGATGCGCGGCCTCATCGAGCGCGGCCACGCGTACGAGGCGGACGGCAACGTCTACTTCGACGTGCGCTCCTTCCCCGGCTACCTCGCGCTCTCCAACCAGGAGCTCGACAACCTCATGCAGCCCTCGGGCGCGGGGGAGACCGGCAAGCGCGACTCCCGCGACTTCGCCATGTGGAAGTCCGCCAAGCCCGGCGAGCCCTCCTGGGAGACCCCGTGGGGCCGCGGCCGTCCCGGCTGGCACCTCGAATGCTCCGCCATGGCGCACAAGTACCTCGGCACCGCCTTCGACATCCACGGCGGCGGCCTCGACCTGATCTTCCCGCACCACGAGAACGAGATTGCCCAGGCCAAGGCCTACGGCGACGAGTTCGCGAAGTACTGGGTGCACAACGCCTGGGTCACCATGTCCGGCGAGAAGATGTCCAAGTCCCTCGGCAACTCGGTGCTCGTCTCCGAGATGGTCAAGAACTGGCGCCCGATCGTCCTGCGCTACTACCTCGGCACCCCGCACTACCGGTCGATGATCGAGTACAGCGAGGAGGCGCTGCGCGAGGCCGAGTCCGCGTTCGCGCGCATCGAGGGCTTCTGCCAGCGCGTCGTGGAGAAGGCCGGCGGCCCCGTCGAGCCCGCCGCCGAGGTCCCCCTCGCCTTCGCCGAGGTCATGGACGACGACCTGGGCGTCCCGCAGGCCCTCGCGATCGTCCACACCACCGTCCGCCAGGGCAACAGCGCCCTCGCCGCCGACGACAAGGACGCGGCCATCGCGCGCCTGTCCGAGGTACGGGCCATGCTGGGCGTCCTCGGCCTGGACCCGCTCGACCCGCACTGGGCGGGCGAGGCCGACCGCGGCGAGGACCTGCACGGGGCCGTCGACACGCTCGTACGCCTGGTCCTGGAGCAGCGCGAGTCCGCCCGGGCCCGCAAGGACTGGGCCACCGCCGACGCCATCCGCGACCAGCTCCAGCAGTCCGGCCTGGTCATCGAGGACAGCCCGACCGGCCCGCGCTGGACGCTCGGCCCGCGCTGA